In Anopheles moucheti unplaced genomic scaffold, idAnoMoucSN_F20_07 scaffold_107_ctg1, whole genome shotgun sequence, a genomic segment contains:
- the LOC128309271 gene encoding uncharacterized protein LOC128309271 codes for MENQKPCVICKAEKEDKMVACDACEDWFHLQCIKEDETIYDREWMCDNCRPNPIEQNVVSTPAVEGQPDSMKEISRMFEGIKACMEKCTAPFGSLPIEEPCASCDRALGGETAKCSECARKHHVACVDEGEAALGRGWKCSRCKSQAASTMLSSTLATIMERLSSMERKMETNRNGADPRGAIGFMHPCSTAFDHTNFTEGEITRSQASARKVVSGKLLIFSGDPDEWDMFCASFEESTRLCGYSDGENMQRLREALKGHALKAVKRRLYYGDNLSEVLETLRSMYGRPELVIATLRDKIRQAPLPKMEKLETLVEYGLEVEEICATVRKSGVENTYDGPLLEELVARLPPVLRLNWGMHCDALPSVTLAQFARWMTKVRNGALRVSPRPAARDEKQSPKHVNVHSPSHTTTQPRQKVLSTVRQAESSKTELRKCACDDECSRLTECDVFLRMSAENRWKYVNDHHVCKCCLRRHQNQCRLQQPCGKAGCSQRHHTLLHNYQTKEHPGKYESTNSHSVGTHREVLLRYIPITLRAHKREVNVIALLDEGSSVSLMEHTLAQELGLSGNPKPLCLSWTGGQHRDEPESVEVSINISGIRGHDRHYRVPAIRTVRRLGLPTQSLDMDQFGAKYVHLSSLPIPSFSAAAPRILLGMDNYHLTRPLKTVEGLIDEPVATKTRLGWVVSGLCSSSGRYPVVRETISSHRAQLCECRDIEIRIDNALKGSFALEAPRGVVNDVIRSKEDERALELLAKHTNLVEGRYSTGLLWRYNDTVLPKNRSLALKRMDCLERKMSKDQKLRDVMNAKMREYVEKGYVRHLTVEEKLSNHPRVWYLPIFPVFNPNKPNKVRIVWDAAAIFRGHSLNSALSTGPDFLAPLSSVLQRFRERRIAVAADISEMYHQVRINEQDLQSQRFLWKWNPEQAEPDEYVMLRMTFGASCSPSCAQYVKNLNADRFGEQYPEAVKCIKEDHYVDDMLASVEEVTEAIKLTEDVTFIHSQGGFPLHNWMSNSVEVLQAVDSSEHQQKDLTLEPSSTPNKVLVPSLSTSACILAVRNFIARRGTPVEIYSDRGTNFVGASRELREALKEVDMDEMIETMNLPNTQWVFNPPAAPHFGGAWERLIRTVKQTLHNIRFTRHPTDAVLSSWLIEVEHIVNARPLTDVPIDSEEDEPITPNHLLLGSSAGVKPFVTIDDSPDTLRNNWKTSQIYANIFWRKWVAAYLPTLTRRTKWYQPREPLKEGD; via the exons ATGGAGAACCAAAAGCCGTGCGTAATCTGTAAGGCAGAAAAGGAAGATAAGATGGTCGCGTGCGACGCTTGCGAAGATTGGTTTCATCTTCAGTGTATCAAAGAGGATGAAACAATTTATGATCGCGAGTGGATGTGCGATAACTGCAGACCAAACCCGATCGAGCAGAACGTTGTGTCAACCCCGGCCGTTGAAGGCCAACCCGATTCGATGAAGGAGATAAGCCGAATGTTCGAGGGAATTAAGGCGTGTATGGAAAAGTGTACCGCCCCGTTTGGCAGTTTACCGATCGAGGAACCATGCGCTTCCTGTGACCGAGCATTAGGAGGCGAAACGGCGAAATGTAGTGAGTGTGCCCGAAAACATCATGTAGCGTGCGTCGACGAAGGCGAAGCTGCGCTAGGAAGAGGATGGAAGTGTTCCAGGTGTAAGTCTCAGGCGGCCAGTACAATGCTTTCCAGCACGCTTGCTACCATCATGGAGAGACTGTCTTCCATGGAACGCAAAATGGAGACGAACCGAAATGGAGCCGACCCACGGGGTGCAATCGGGTTCATGCATCCGTGTTCTACCGCATTCGACCACACGAATTTCACCGAGGGCGAAATAACGCGCAGCCAGGCTTCAGCAAGAAAGGTCGTAAGCGGAAAGCTGCTCATATTTTCCGGCGATCCCGATGAATGGGATATGTTTTGTGCATCGTTTGAGGAATCAACACGGTTGTGCGGATATAGCGATGGCGAAAATATGCAACGCCTGCGAGAAGCGCTGAAGGGCCATGCACTGAAAGCTGTAAAGCGTCGCCTCTATTACGGGGATAACCTCTCGGAAGTTCTAGAGACGTTGAGGTCGATGTATGGACGACCAGAACTCGTTATTGCCACACTACGAGACAAGATACGACAAGCTCCGTTacctaaaatggaaaaattagaGACGTTAGTTGAGTACGGCCTGGAAGTAGAGGAAATCTGCGCAACAGTGAGGAAAAGCGGTGTGGAGAATACGTACGATGGGCCTCTGCTTGAGGAGCTAGTAGCGCGTCTCCCACCAGTACTGCGCCTCAACTGGGGTATGCACTGTGATGCCCTCCCGAGTGTCACTCTAGCACAGTTTGCGCGATGGATGACGAAGGTTAGAAATGGTGCGTTACGGGTAAGCCCAAGACCAGCCGCTCGCGACGAAAAGCAATCTCCTAAACACGTCAACGTCCACTCACCAAGCCATACAACCACTCAGCCTCGCCAGAAAGTCTTATCGACTGTAAGACAAGCTGAATCGAGCAAAACCGAGCTAAGAAAATGTGCGTGTGACGACGAGTGCAGTCGCCTGACTGAATGTGATGTGTTCCTGAGGATGAGTGCCGAGAACCGTTGGAAATACGTGAACGATCATCACGTGTGCAAATGTTGCTTAAGACGACATCAAAACCAGTGCCGGCTTCAACAACCCTGTGGAAAGGCTGGATGTTCCCAGAGACACCACACGCTACTTCATAATTATCAAACCAAGGAACATCCTGGCAAGTACGAAAGCACTAATTCTCATTCCGTAGGAACTCATCGCGAAGTATTGCTGCGATATATTCCAATCACCCTACGCGCCCATAAACGAGAAGTAAATGTGATCGCGTTGCTGGATGAAGGCTCGTCTGTTAGCCTGATGGAACACACTCTAGCCCAGGAGCTTGGTCTTAGCGGTAATCCGAAACCTCTCTGCCTCAGTTGGACCGGGGGCCAGCACCGCGATGAACCGGAGTCGGTTGAAGTCAGCATCAACATCTCGGGCATTCGAGGCCATGATCGCCATTATAGGGTACCGGCCATCCGCACGGTTCGTAGACTAGGACTACCCACACAAAGCCTCGATATGGACCAattcggcgcaaaatacgtaCATCTATCCTCCCTGCCGATTCCATCATTCAGCGCTGCAGCCCCTCGGATACTACTAGGTATGGATAATTATCATTTAACCCGTCCCCTTAAAACCGTAGAAGGACTTATCGACGAACCGGTCGCAACAAAAACGCGTCTTGGATGGGTGGTATCAGGCCtatgcagcagcagtggacgtTATCCCGTTGTACGCGAAACAATATCGTCACATCGTGCCCAACTATGCGAGTGCCGAGACATCGAGATAAGAATAGATAATGCCCTGAAGGGAAGCTTTGCTTTAGAAGCTCCTCGAGGGGTGGTCAATGACGTTATCCGGTCCAAAGAGGATGAACGAGCTTTGGAACTTTTGGCTAAGCATACGAATTTAGTGGAGGGTAGATACTCTACGGGGCTACTATGGCGATATAACGATACCGTACTCCCTAAAAACCGAAGCTTAGCGCTGAAACGAATGGACTGTCTCGAGCGAAAGATGAGCAAAGATCAAAAGCTCAGAGACGTCATGAATGCAAAGATGAGAGAGTACGTAGAGAAAGGCTACGTCCGCCACTTAACCGTTGAAGAGAAGCTATCAAACCATCCACGGGTGTGGTATTTACCTATATTCCCTGTGTTCAATCCGAACAAGCCtaataaagttcgaattgtGTGGGACGCCGCTGCAATCTTTCGCGGACACTCATTGAACTCCGCCTTATCTACAGGACCAGATTTCCTCGCGCCGCTTTCAAGTGTTTTACAACGCTTTCGGGAGCGAAGAATAGCGGTGGCAGCGGACATATCCGAAATGTACCACCAGGTCCGCATAAATGAACAAGACCTGCAAAGTCAACGTTTTCTTTGGAAGTGGAACCCCGAGCAAGCTGAACCGGACGAGTACGTCATGCTTAGGATGACGTTCGGAGCCTCATGCTCGCCAAGCTGTGCCCAGTACGTGAAGAACCTTAATGCGGATCGATTTGGTGAGCAATACCCCGAGGCAGTGAAATGCATCAAAGAGGACCATTACGTCGATGATATGCTGGCAAGCGTTGAAGAGGTAACCGAGGCCATCAAATTAACGGAAGATGTGACGTTCATTCACTCTCAGGGCGGGTTTCCCCTTCATAATTGGATGTCCAACTCAGTGGAAGTTCTCCAAGCCGTCGACAGTAGCGAACACCAACAAAAGGACCTAACCTTGGAGCCCAGCTCAACACCAAATAAGGTCCTAG TTCCGTCGTTGTCGACCAGTGCGTGCATACTAGCGGTGAGGAATTTCATAGCTCGTCGTGGAACGCCGGTGGAAATCTACTCGGATCGAGGAACAAATTTTGTCGGAGCGAGCCGCGAACTTCGAGAGGCCCTAAAAGAAGTAGACATGGATGAGATGATCGAGACGATGAACTTACCGAACACTCAATGGGTCTTCAATCCGCCAGCCGCACCACACTTTGGGGGAGCGTGGGAGCGATTAATCCGGACGGTCAAGCAGACTTTACACAACATCCGATTCACGCGACACCCAACGGACGCGGTACTCAGCAGTTGGCTGATCGAAGTCGAGCATATAGTGAACGCTCGTCCGTTGACGGATGTGCCAATTGATAGTGAGGAGGATGAACCAATAACCCCAAATCACTTGCTTTTAGGTTCATCAGCTGGAGTAAAGCCGTTTGTGACTATAGACGACTCGCCGGACACGCTGCGCAACAATTGGAAAACGTCACAAATCTACGCGAATATattttggcgaaaatgggtgGCAGCCTACCTTCCTACCCTGACCCGAAGGACAAAGTGGTATCAGCCCCGTGAACCGCTCAAGGAAGGAGAC